Genomic window (Fusobacterium sp. FSA-380-WT-3A):
AACCATAGAATATTTTTCCATTATTTTGTATTTTTATTTTTTTATTATCTGTTATTAATATTTCACCACTTTTTAATTCATTGTTATCTACTAATAAACTTCCAGATATACAAAATACAAATCCTAATAAATCTTTTTCAGAAAATATTATATTTTCTTCTTTTTCTATCTCTTTAAAGAAAAAATCTCCACTACCATCTCTTAT
Coding sequences:
- a CDS encoding HutD family protein, translating into MELEHKNHHNITLEKYQIDRFEGDWDTFSKGKVTDFNLMIRDGSGDFFFKEIEKEENIIFSEKDLLGFVFCISGSLLVDNNELKSGEILITDNKKIKIQNNGKIFYGYVEK